A genomic region of Aspergillus oryzae RIB40 DNA, chromosome 1 contains the following coding sequences:
- a CDS encoding MOSC domain protein (predicted protein) — MIFFPSASDVRALFLSNIVNFKAYHIRVVLLHRRLHASMLNYIEPILGFNTVRHYAIIAMSTISSLAIIWLPLIPIAIFLISHKYRQCTNPRPKGCRKLGLLGPKTNLHDEYDPKYSQGVPEKHTDPEDKPSWRIKALFAYPIKSCAGVELDTADVVPTGFTYDRQFCFAEYITPKTSTNGSQQAHWTTRTLRDGSLCRMALIRPEIWVPDPTAEDYSPELQEVQSQGVLVIHYPRVTAGILSLPVKLGVMLGLLSKELSFRVPFSPPPENTNPKSTYPLTPIKIWKDTPLAHDYGCHLPPSLHRFLDPDRTRGPLTLFRTNSSHHREIFRNAPRKEDLGFQPVTGFADAYPIHLLNIASVQDIAGKCKMDIPELSIRRFRANIIVQGPGAYEEDHWKRVRIFGPKTESGSEGVEVYTACRTIRCKLPNVDPDTGIRHPVEPDRALKRWRRIDRGDLTNAALGMQVVPAVREFRVCVGDGIEVLETGEHCYIKMLKPGEKVEGV, encoded by the exons atgatcttttttccctcggCATCTGATGTACGGGCTTTATTCTTGTCCAACATAGTTAACTTTAAAGCTTATC ATATACGAGTTGTCCTTCTACATCGCAGACTCCATGCTTCAATGCTGAATTACATTGAACCCATACTCGGCTTCAACACCGTGCGCCACTATGCTATCATTGCTATGAGCACAATATCATCTCTAGCCATTATCTGGCTCCCTCTCATCCCCATAGCCATATTCCTAATCTCTCATAAATACCGGCAATGCACAAACCCCCGTCCCAAAGGGTGTCGCAAGCTAGGTCTACTAGGCCCCAAAACCAACCTTCACGACGAATACGATCCAAAGTACAGCCAAGGTGTGCCTGAGAAGCACACAGACCCAGAGGACAAGCCCTCATGGCGGATAAAAGCGCTCTTCGCATACCCGATCAAAAGCTGCGCCGGCGTCGAGCTAGACACAGCCGACGTCGTCCCAACAGGCTTCACCTATGACCGCCAATTCTGCTTCGCCGAATACATCACCCCAAAAACCAGCACCAACGGATCCCAACAAGCCCACTGGACAACAAGGACACTCCGCGACGGCTCGCTCTGCAGAATGGCTCTCATCAGACCCGAGATCTGGGTCCCCGACCCCACAGCTGAGGACTACTCCCCGGAGCTCCAGGAAGTGCAATCCCAAGGCGTCCTGGTAATCCACTACCCGCGAGTCACGGCCGGTATCCTCTCACTCCCAGTGAAACTGGGAGTGATGCTAGGCCTCCTCTCGAAGGAACTATCCTTCCGTGtccccttctctcctcccccagaAAATACGAATCCTAAGTCAACGTACCCATTAACCCCCATCAAAATCTGGAAAGACACCCCCCTAGCCCACGACTATGGCTGCCACCTCCCACCCTCACTGCACCGTTTCCTGGACCCTGACCGTACCCGCGGCCCCCTGACCCTCTTCAGGACAAATTCATCTCACCACAGAGAAATCTTCCGGAACGCGCCCCGCAAGGAAGACTTAGGTTTCCAACCAGTAACGGGCTTCGCAGACGCCTACCccatccatctcctcaaTATAGCTAGCGTGCAAGATATAGCCGGTAAATGCAAAATGGACATCCCCGAGCTAAGTATCCGTCGCTTTCGGGCGAATATCATCGTCCAGGGTCCGGGGGCTTATGAAGAGGATCATTGGAAACGGGTGAGGATTTTTGGCCCGAAAACTGAGTCTGGGTCTGAGGGTGTGGAGGTCTACACTGCTTGTCGGACTATTCGGTGTAAGTTGCCGAATGTGGATCCTGATACTGGGATTCGGCATCCTGTAGAGCCGGATCGGGCGTtgaagaggtggaggaggattgatCGGGGGGATTTGACTAATGCTGCGTTGGGGATGCAGGTTGTTCCGGCTGTTAGAG AGTTTAGGGTTTGTGTTGGGGATGGCATTGAGGTGCTGGAGACTGGGGAGCATTGTTATATTAAGATGTTGAAGCCtggggagaaggtggagggggttTAG